Proteins encoded together in one Plutella xylostella chromosome 17, ilPluXylo3.1, whole genome shotgun sequence window:
- the LOC105381719 gene encoding ras-related protein Rab-40C: MSSSPGMVAAPQSAGSLPSAGTLPRAHHARAVAPAPKSYDYLLKVLLVGDSDVGKHEILQDLDDASADSPFCSGSAYKTTTILLDGKRVRLQLWDTSGQGRFCTIIRSYSRGAQGILLVYDITNKWSFDSIDRWLEEVDKHAPGVPKVLVGNRLHLAFKRQVPELDAELYAAKNRMAFFEVSPLCDFNIRESFCELARMALARNGMERLWRSNKVVSLQELCCRCIVSCTPGRGLERLPLPPALLSQCRSYASAGAPPRPRRARPRQAAPRPHHTCALQ; the protein is encoded by the exons ATGTCCAGCAGCCCGGGCATGGTAGCGGCGCCGCAGAGCGCGGGCTCGCTGCCCAGCGCCGGCACGCTGCCCCGCGCGCACCACGCTCGAG CGGTGGCGCCGGCGCCGAAGTCGTACGACTACCTGCTGAAGGTGCTGCTGGTGGGAGACTCGGACGTCGGCAAGCACGAGATCCTGCAGGACCTGGACGACGCCTCCGCCGACTCCCCCTTCTGCAGCGGCAGCG CGTACAAGACGACGACGATCCTGCTGGACGGCAAGCGCGTGCGCCTGCAGCTGTGGGACACGTCGGGGCAGGGCCGCTTCTGCACCATCATCCGCTCCTACTCGCGCGGCGCGCAGGGCATCCTGCTGGTCTACGACATCACCAACAAGTGGTCCTTCGACAGCATCGACCGCTGGCTCGAGGAGGTCGACAAG CACGCGCCGGGCGTGCCCAAGGTGCTGGTGGGCAACCGGCTGCACCTCGCCTTCAAGCGGCAGGTGCCGGAGCTGGACGCCGAGCTCTACGCCGCCAAGAACCGCATGGCCTTCTTCGAG gTGAGCCCGCTGTGCGACTTCAACATCCGCGAGTCGTTCTGCGAGCTGGCGCGCATGGCGCTCGCGCGCAACGGCATGGAGCGGCTCTGGCGCAGCAACAAGG TGGTGAGCCTGCAGGAGCTGTGCTGCCGCTGCATCGTGTCGTGCACGCCGGGGCGCGGGCTGGAGCGCCTGCCGCTGCCGCCCGCGCTGCTGTCCCAGTGCCGCTCGTACGCCAGCGCCGgcgcgccgccccgcccgcgccgcgcgcgcccccg